In a single window of the Fusarium falciforme chromosome 3, complete sequence genome:
- a CDS encoding Gamma-glutamylcyclotransferase: MHGASCLRIIFNSMASHAPVTATAAATNKYYFAYGSNLHLEQMKRRCPGSKLIGSAKLWHYRWQINERGYANVMEADGHWVEGLVFEINQRDESRLDVNEGVSKNAYQKCYMTVMLRRAESSLYRRPVSWIVNNGGPAQARQMAAEQRRSVNHDPHWEQNVLVYISPQYIVDSPPKEEYINRINLGIADARVLGVAEDYISNCIRPFVPATTPKETTAPKTTGSGTTATTPTKPKVVGKVPSPGRKAVKQPVREARRPAGAAAASKRTPNPSPARSAPGVSLARASRPTQAQSQAARRARSQDPPRVVVNTSGRSGPSHRRARSHAYSQPPPLPPRPLSEQVAEYYQENTLRPPTTNRQRATSDVGAPPPLPPRPARRMRSIPVIIVQESHSSSWRR, encoded by the coding sequence ATGCACGGAGCTTCCTGCCTCCGGATCATCTTCAACAGCATGGCCTCGCACGCCCCGGTCACCgctaccgccgccgccaccaacAAGTACTATTTCGCCTATGGCAGCAACCTCCACCTCGAGCAGATGAAGCGCCGGTGCCCCGGCAGCAAGCTCATCGGCAGTGCAAAGCTATGGCACTACCGCTGGCAGATCAACGAGCGTGGATATGCTAATGTCATGGAGGCTGACGGTCACTGGGTCGAGGGTCTCGTCTTTGAGATCAACCAGCGTGATGAGTCCCGCCTGGATGTCAATGAAGGTGTCTCCAAGAATGCCTACCAGAAGTGCTACATGACCGTCATGCTTCGGCGTGCAGAGTCGTCTCTATATCGCCGGCCCGTATCCTGGATCGTCAATAACGGAGGTCCAGCCCAGGCACGTCAGATGGCAGCAGAACAGAGGAGATCCGTCAACCACGATCCACACTGGGAGCAGAATGTGCTAGTGTACATCAGTCCTCAGTACATCGTCGACAGCCCGCCCAAGGAGGAATACATAAACCGGATCAACCTGGGCATCGCCGATGCTAGGGTCCTGGGTGTTGCTGAAGACTACATCAGCAACTGTATCCGGCCGTTTGTACCGGCAACAACTCCAAAGGAGACCACGGCGCCAAAGACAACAGGTTCTGggacaacagcaacaacacctACCAAGCCCAAGGTTGTGGGAAAGGTTCCGAGTCCAGGAAGAAAGGCTGTCAAGCAGCCCGTTCGAGAAGCCAGGAGACCTGccggtgctgctgctgcttcaaAGAGAACTCCAAACCCGTCACCAGCTCGATCAGCCCCAGGAGTTAGCCTGGCACGAGCTTCAAGACCAACGCAGGCTCAATCTCAGGCAGCTCGTCGAGCTAGGAGCCAGGACCCCCCAAGAGTAGTCGTGAATACCTCTGGACGGTCAGGACCATCTCACAGGCGAGCACGCTCGCATGCCTACTCGCAACCACCACCCCTTCCCCCAAGGCCATTATCTGAACAGGTTGCCGAGTACTACCAAGAGAACACTCTTCGACCCCCCACCACAAACCGTCAACGGGCTACCTCGGACGTCGgggcaccaccacctctgCCACCTCGGCCTGCCCGTCGAATGCGCAGCATACCCGTCATCATTGTTCAGGAAAGTCACAGTAGTTCATGGCGCAGATAA